The Mycolicibacterium aichiense region CATGGTGAATCTGGCCGGCCTGATCTGGGGTGAGTGGCCTCGTGTCCCGATGAGCGACGGCGCGGGGGAGGTCGTGGCGATCGGGTCTGACGTCACCGACTTCTCGGTGGGCGACCGCGTGATGAGCGCTTTCCACCCGGGTTGGCAGGACGGTCCGCCCACCCCGCAGGCCAAGGCCGAACTGCCCGGCGACAGCGGGGACGGCTGGTTGCAGCAGTACCGCATCGCGGCAAGCGACGGGCTGGTCGCGACGCCAACGCATTTGAGTGATATCGAGGCGGCGACGCTGCCATGCGCGGGAGTCACCGCGTGGAATGCATTGCTGGAGGCCGGAATCGGGCCTGGCGACGTCGTCGTCACGCAGGGCACCGGCGGCGTGTCGTTGTTCGCCGTCCAGTTCGCGCACGCGCTCGGTGCGGAGGTCATCCTGACCTCATCGTCTGACGAGAAGCTTGACATCGGATCTGGCTTGGGGGCGGCGCACCTCATCAACTACCGCGCCACGCCGGACT contains the following coding sequences:
- a CDS encoding zinc-dependent alcohol dehydrogenase family protein, giving the protein MSTYTAMVMTAQGAAPEPEQRPVPHPGAGEVLVKVNASSVNYHDMVNLAGLIWGEWPRVPMSDGAGEVVAIGSDVTDFSVGDRVMSAFHPGWQDGPPTPQAKAELPGDSGDGWLQQYRIAASDGLVATPTHLSDIEAATLPCAGVTAWNALLEAGIGPGDVVVTQGTGGVSLFAVQFAHALGAEVILTSSSDEKLDIGSGLGAAHLINYRATPDWENEVKRITGGRGADLVVDLGGPQTLAHSVRAARMGGTVAVIGVLTGFDAAPIPVAELMLNNIRVIGITVGSVLSFVELCELISTAGIKPHISHVFDWTEVGEAVRVLQAGEHVGKIALRIS